The genomic region AGGGAACCATACATCTACTTTTGCAGATTGGAATGCCAAATCCATCTTTTCTACAATGGGAGCCACCATCAATTCTGTTCCAAAAAAGTATTGATTTGGAACATTATAGCTCTCATCATTTTCTGGGTAGAAATAATACATTGGGCTGATTAATGGGGCACCTTCCTCATGTGTCTTTACATTCATGGTATATAGATATGGAATCATCTGATGTCTCAAACGAAGGTATTTCTTCATAATCTTAGATGTTGTTTCTGAAAAAAACCAAGGTTCTTTACTATTAAAGGGACTTCTAGAACTATGTAATCGAGTTATCGGACTAAAAACGCCAAACTGTAGCCATCTAGTTTGTAGCTCTTCGTCATAATCCCCCAGCATGTGCCCACCGATATCATGACTCCACCAACTATAACCGATATTTGATGCTGTCGCTGTAAAATAAGGTTGAAATCTTAAGGAATTCCAACTAATAATAGTATCCCCTGAAAAACCAACAGGGTAGCGGTGACTACCAGGACCTGCATATCTTGATAAAATCAAGCCACCTTCTGAATTTTTACAACTATCCTGATAGTGATAATGGTTTAAAAGCCATAGTGGATCCAACATGCCTTGTGTCCCTTGTTGCCAGTCAATCCACCAAAAATCTACTCCCTGCTTTTCTAGCTTATAATGAACATCTTTAAAGTAGGCTTCTCTAAAAGAGGGATTAAAAAAATCAAAAATAGCAGGTTCTTCTAGTTCTACATTTAACCCCAATCGTTTTGCGACTTGAGGATAAGCTTCTTCATAAGCTCGTATACCATCAGCAGGATGGACATTTAAGGAGAGTTTTAACTTTTTATCATGAAGTTGTTGCAATAACTGTTCTGGATTAGGTATTAAGTTTCTATTCCAACTATATCCTGTCCAGCCACTTCCAAAACGAGCTGGAATGTCAGTTATGTGCCAATCCATATCTAACACACCGATAGATAATGGAATTTTCTCTGCTTTAAATCTGTCTATTAAATCCAAGTATTCATCCGACGTATAAGGCCAATATCTACTCCACCAATTCCCTAAAGCATATCTTGGCAACAAGGGTGTTGAACCAGTCAAATGGTAAAAGTCTCTGATTGCTCCTCTATAATCATGCCCATAGGCAAAGAAATA from Streptococcus mitis NCTC 12261 harbors:
- a CDS encoding glycoside hydrolase family 31 protein, with the protein product MKIFKGEFYRISVLTDKLVRLEYSQTGSFEDRTTQLIYNRDFGQVSLDYIETSNVLDIMTDYFHLHFNKGEFNAENLFIELKGNFAVYGSRWYFGESIETLKGTARTLDKADGAISLEDGIISRNGIALLDDSQGFIWDEQSGYIERENQIDLYFFAYGHDYRGAIRDFYHLTGSTPLLPRYALGNWWSRYWPYTSDEYLDLIDRFKAEKIPLSIGVLDMDWHITDIPARFGSGWTGYSWNRNLIPNPEQLLQQLHDKKLKLSLNVHPADGIRAYEEAYPQVAKRLGLNVELEEPAIFDFFNPSFREAYFKDVHYKLEKQGVDFWWIDWQQGTQGMLDPLWLLNHYHYQDSCKNSEGGLILSRYAGPGSHRYPVGFSGDTIISWNSLRFQPYFTATASNIGYSWWSHDIGGHMLGDYDEELQTRWLQFGVFSPITRLHSSRSPFNSKEPWFFSETTSKIMKKYLRLRHQMIPYLYTMNVKTHEEGAPLISPMYYFYPENDESYNVPNQYFFGTELMVAPIVEKMDLAFQSAKVDVWFPEGEWYDFFSEKKYTGGVNLSVYRDISTIPVFAKSGAIIPLVGSEIDMGVDLPEVVDWYVFPGKQHSFEMIEDQNGQRYKTRLSINWEMGMVELTLQGDSSIVPSNRKHRIHFKGTNVSMIELPNKNDTARFECKDNKRISLNDEVFRLLKTAFLPYELKDRLLNQFINAKNSHDLMNILHHQDKELRGRLLEKIFTSEN